The following coding sequences are from one Triticum dicoccoides isolate Atlit2015 ecotype Zavitan chromosome 4A, WEW_v2.0, whole genome shotgun sequence window:
- the LOC119285039 gene encoding metal tolerance protein 4: protein MEANGRGGDNDAARAPLLAGRRRNSVGSMRGEFVSRLPKKVLDAVDPERPSHVDFSRSKGLLEGEKEYYEKQFATLRSFEEVDSIEESNVISEEEELMEQRQSEFAMKISNYANVVLLALKIYATVKSGSIAIAASTLDSLLDLMAGGILWFTHLSMKSINVYKYPIGKLRVQPVGIIIFAAVMATLGFQVFLQAVEKLVVNVTPDKLSPPQLMWLYSIMIFATVVKLALWFYCRTSGNNIVRAYAKDHYFDVVTNVVGLAAAVLGDMFYWWIDPVGAIVLAVYTITNWSGTVWENAVSLVGESAPPEMLQKLTYLAIRHDPQIKRVDTVRAYTFGVLYFVEVDIELPEDLPLKEAHAIGESLQIKIEELPEVERAFVHLDFECDHKPEHSILSKLPSSQP, encoded by the exons ATGGAGGCGAACGGGCGCGGCGGGGACAATGACGCCGCGCGGGCGCCGCTcctggcggggcggcggcggaacTCGGTGGGGTCGATGCGCGGGGAGTTCGTGTCGcggctccccaagaaggtgctcgacgCCGTCGACCCGGAGAGGCCCTCCCACGTCGACTTCTCCCGCTCCAAGGGCCTCCTGGAAG GAGAGAAAGAATACTACGAGAAACAATTTGCCACCTTGAGATCCTTTGAGGAAGTTGACTCTATAGAAGAATCCAATGTAATAAGTGAAGAAGAGGAGCTCATGGAGCAAAGGCAGAGTGAATTTGCTATGAAGATATCAAATTATGCAAATGTTGTTCTCTTGGCATTGAAG ATATATGCCACAGTTAAAAGTGGGTCAATTGCTATTGCTGCATCAACACTTGATTCATTGCTCGACCTCATGGCTGGTGGTATCCTTTGGTTCACACATCTCTCAATGAAGAGCATCAACGTCTACAAGTATCCCATTGGTAAATTGAGGGTACAACCAGTAGGCATTATCATCTTCGCAGCTGTTATGGCTACTTTAG GATTCCAAGTATTTCTTCAAGCAGTTGAAAAGCTGGTAGTGAACGTGACTCCAGATAAATTGTCCCCACCACAACTCATGTGGCTATATTCAATCATGATCTTTGCAACAGTAGTTAAGCTAGCCCTGTGGTTCTACTGCCGGACCTCTGGTAACAACATAGTCCGCGCCTATGCTAAG GATCATTATTTTGATGTGGTCACGAATGTCGttggtttggctgctgctgttctcGGTGACATGTTTTACTGGTGGATTGACCCAGTTGGTGCAATCGTCCTTGCAGTCTATACAATTACAAACTGGTCTGGAACAGTGTGGGAAAATGCAG TATCGCTAGTAGGTGAATCAGCTCCCCCAGAAATGCTGCAGAAGTTGACATACCTAGCTATCAGACATGACCCTCAAATTAAGCGTGTTGATACAGTTCGGGCATACACCTTTGGGGTGCTTTACTTTGTGGAG GTCGATATTGAGCTCCCGGAGGACTTGCCACTCAAGGAGGCGCATGCCATTGGAGAATCACTCCAGATAAAGATCGAGGAACTTCCAGAAGTCGAGCGGGCATTCGTTCACCTTGATTTCGAGTGTGACCACAAGCCAGAGCACTCGATCCTCAGCAAGCTTCCTAGCAGCCAGCCTTGA